The region GGTACATACTATAGCAAACCGGCTGGTTTTTTCTAAGAAAAGTGGTACACACTATAGcaaaatatgagagagagagagaacaagtgAGCGAGTGGGAGCCAATAGGCATTACTGGACCAGGCCCATGCAAGCGGCGGAGTAGGCGCTGGGTGTGCCAACTGAGGCTAAAGGCACCGAAGAGAACTCAATAGGAGGTCTCGACCTACCAAGGGCTTTCCTGGGTAATCCCTATTTGGCGCTTCAGACTCGTTACTAATGTTTAGAGGCTATTGCGTGTCGGGAGGCGCTATATGTAGCGGAAGACCTGAATATTCAACATATGATTATTGCTTCCAACTCCAAGTAAGTGGTGGGTGATATAAACTCAAGAAATCATGGAAGATACCAGGGACCTCCCACCTCAAGGAAAGCGGGTGTAACCACCCCGCCACCCAGTAGGATTTGGTAACCTAtaacttgttttgtttttattctttctttttcctttttgcttttccttttttcctatttgcttttctgttttttcttttttcttgttcATGGTTCGATGAATTTTTTGCAAATACGTGAACGTTTTCTTCAAATCgaagaactttttttgaaatttgatgaacttttttgaaatttgatgaaccttttcaaatttgatgaacttttttcaaatccatgaaccttTTTTTGTATTTCAATGAATTTTTtacaaactcgatgaactttttttaaaatccaTGAACCTTTCTAAATTTATGatttttcattcttttttctaaTGCAATCGAGCGAATCCAGAGGAAATAAAATGCGACTGATCTCGCTCTACATTGGCCGGCCACCAGGGTTGCTGCGTGGACGCCAAGGAGCTTCCCTGGCGCCTGAAGCGCCCAATAGGAGCTCCCGCTTTCCTATTTCACGCATGTAGATCATATTTTTGGCAAACACCTAGGCATGCCCATTCTTAGCCCAACCTACTGTAGTATCAgtcgtattttcttttcttttttgttattATACTcgtttcctttatttgtttcttttttattttcattttcatgGATAGTTGTTTCCCTTTTTATGTTTTATTATGGTCATTATATAATTTGTAACCTTTTTTATTTCCATTTCAACTATTTTTTCTTTGGCTTATGCTATTTGTATGTTTTACTTTTATAAAAATGGATGTTTTCCCACGGTACAGGAAAATAGTATGTACAGTTGCGTGAAACACTTTTAATAGAATGTATGTTTATTTCTGTAAGTGCATGACATAATTTTTGTATACATGAGAATTTAGGGCATACACGATGAATAATTTATTTCATACGTGCAATAAAATATGCGATGAATATATATTTTATTTAAATATGGACTGAACTCTTTTCAAATAGGTGGTGAATATTTTTAAATATCCAGCCAGAATATTTTAAATACATGGTGAATATTTTCAGTATGGAGTAGATATCTTCTAAGTACGGATGAATATTCTTTAAATATTGGTGATTTGTTTTCCAAAAGCACGGTAATTTTTTTCTAACATGCGATAAACATTTACATGTAAGCACGTGATTTTTTTATATTCCACAATTTTCCTTTATTTTTTTAGAACAAATTGTTCCTTTAGTATGTTAACTTTTTTTAGGGGTCTAGTATAGTGTCTAGTATGTTAACTAAAATTAATATTTCTCCGAAATAAGAAATCGGGAGCAGAAATGGGCCGCCCATTACCGAGCAGTGAGCATTATTTTTAGAACCGAGTAGGGAGCATTTTCCTCACAGGCACACACCACTACCAGTTCCGACACGGAGCAATGAAACACGCCCAACCCTAGCGCTAGCGAGCGGAGCACCACGGCGGCGGCGCGCTTACCACCGGCTCTCCGTCGCTGCATCGCCACTCCTCCGTCGTCCGAGCGCGACCAGGTCACTTCCTCTTCTGGTCCCCTTCCTCCGGCACCCACAGTCCCTCGCGGCTCCCCGACATTCTCCGTCCCCGCACAGCCAAAAACTGCAGGTATTTCTTCAGCTTATCTCCCTTTGTAGATTTGTAGTACTACTGGTTGAGTTAAATGATGGTAGCAGGATAAGATGATTCAGTAAGGAATCACTACCTGCTGATGGCACACTGTTCGATATGTGATTCTTCATTATTAGTGAATCCAAAAAAAATTATAGGTTGCAATGGCAGTTGCTGATGTGAAGCTGCACCTATACAACAGTTTTCTGAACTTCTTTTAGGTTGTTTCTGCTGGTAAAAGTTGGGAAGGCCATAGAGATGCTTTGCCAACACAAAGTTTATACTTCCtatctttcctttttcctctttgtACATTCTTGTATTTTTCTTACCACCATGAAACAATGCTCTGAGTTGCATTGTCCTGATTCGTGGCTATGCCTGTGTATATGTTCAGATGATTGTTACAGTTCAACTTACTGTCGTTATATTTCTGAATTGGACTGAACTGTTGTCAGTTGTCATGAAGCTAACCTGCCATGAACATTGCAGTTTGGCATCTATCAAAACATACCGAAATAGTATGGTATATACTGAAATCGAACCTAATGACCATATGCCGTGGGAGGTTGTGTTATATTACTACTTGGTTATAAGTACATAGCTAGTAGttatgcttgccttccacgctgtgCAGAACTGCAGACAGCAGAATGCAGATGCCTCCATTTGGTTCAAAAACGATAGATATGAAGATATTTAGTCATCAGAAGTTAGAAACATAACTAAAAAGTTCTTGCATCACTTTCAAATCCGTGTCAACTTTGGTAAATTCATATCAAAACCATACCCAAATAGGCAGTGAGGAATGCCGATTTGGAATACTTGATCTCGATTCATGTCCTTTGCAATCTGATTCTAAGTTAATTGCATTTCAGATTGCTACAATGCCCATGTTCTGGAGGTTGGCGCTACATAAAACTATTGAGATAGTCGGAGCTTGCCTTCACCTATTATGCTCTCTGGTGCAAATCCCTAAAAGGTAGCAAGTGCTCttatctactccctctgtcccataatataagatcttaTTACATCCAATACGCTCAtgagatcttatattatgggacggagggggtaGCTGTTAAGAACATATGACAAAGTTTCGGATATCTCTTGATCTCTTTAACTGTTTCTATGAGTCATTTTAGATGTGTAAGCAAATATTCGACAAGCTCGGGCTCAGAGAGTGGACCCTGGATAGGGTATACGCTCTCGACAAGTCTGCACAGTGGAGATGTGTTGGAGGGCACAAATGTGAGCCCTTTTTCTCTGCATTTTCTGGGTGTCAGTTCAAAGGGTGGTCGGCTGAGTGCCTGAGGCCGATATACCGTTTGTTTGTGTAGGAATATGAGCAACTCTTATCTGCATTCATTCTTGTTTCAGGAAAGACTTTCATCAGTCAGCGATGCAGAGTTCCCGGCAGAAAGCCCTAGGGAGCTCTCAGATAATGGGATGAGCCGTTCACGAAGCTCCATGAAGATCCAAGAACTGGATAGGTACATTGAATTGCTACATCAGGACGTGGCACTAATGAGGCAGGAACTCGGGGGAGTTCGCACAAGTCAGCAGGAAGTAGCAGAAGCAGTTGATGATATAAAGGAATGCAAatatcatctctctctctctctctctctctctctctctctctctctctctctctctctctcttatggaGCTTCAAGTATGTGATCCCTAACATGGTCGTTTGTTATtgcagaaatccttcttcggttgaAGTCATTTTATCTATGAAAGCACCGGTTGCCCTAGCTATTCTTTTGAGTATAAGTCATTTTATCTCTCTCACATGCTTGCTGTAGCGAGTTAAGTATGGCTGAAAACGCTCTCCTGGGTAGGTGTATGTGTGGTAGTAGAAGAGAAGCAGTGATTGCAATCCGACGAGTgtcatgacatgagccatgacgacaagcATTTCGTAGGAGATGGAATTGGCAGGTTTATTAATATGTTgtgttcttttttttttgaaacaaggcagaagatttgccattttcattaattaagaagAGGTTTCGTTACAAACAGACCGCCAAGCGGTCACAAGTCGAAACAATTACTCTCGCGGCATTACACTACGCAAATGTTTGGCGCCCGCAATGACCCAAATGGACACTTCTTCTTTGATGCATCGCATGATGATCGCCAGCGGTGCCGCCTTGTTCCTGAAGACGCGCGCATTTCTTTCCTTCCAAAGTTCCCATCCCACAAGAAGGAGAAGGGAAGATATAGCTTTTGTGGGTTGACCATTGTTAGTGAGTAGCGCGTCCCACCAAGATTTGACCGTGGTAAACTGGAGCCAAGGAGTCGTGGGGATATTTAGACCAAGCCAGACAAACACCTCATTCCAAACTCTAGTAGAGAACCTGCACTTGAAGAGGAGGTGAGCTGCAGATTCTTGCACCTGATTACAGAGTGGACATCGGTCGCAATTAGGCCATCCTCGCTGTTGGAGCCTATCGGCAGTCCAAATTCTGTTTTGAGTGACAAGCCAGGCAANNNNNNNNNNNNNNNNNNNNNNNNNNNNNNNNNNNNNNNNNNNNNNNNNNNNNNNNNNNNNNNNNNNNNNNNNNNNNNNNNNNNNNNNNNNNNNNNNNNNNNNNNNNNNNNNNNNNNNNNNNNNNNNNNNNNNNNNNNNNNNNNNNNNNNNNNNNNNNNNNNNNNNNNNNNNNNNNNNNNNNNNNNNNNNNNNNNNNNNNNNNNNNNNNNNNNNNNNNNNNNNNNNNNNNNNNNNNNNNNNNNNNNNNNNNNNNNNNNNNNNNNNNNNNNNNNNNNNNNNNNNNNNNNNNNNNNNNNNNNNNNNNNNNNNNNNNNNNNNNNNNNNNNNNNNNNNNNNNNNNNNNNNNNNNNNNNNNNNNNNNNNNNNNNNNNNNNNNNNNNNNNNNNNNNNNNNNNNNNNNNNNNNNNNNNNNNNNNNNNNNNNNNNNNNNNNNNNNNNNNNNNNNNNNNNNNNNNNNNNNNNNNNNNNNNNNNNNNNNNNNNNNNNNNNNNNNNNNNAGCGAGTAAGGCCAGCAAACTGCGCAATATAAGCAGACCTAGCTGAGTACTGGCCATCGTTGGTTAACTTCCAAAGGATGGTATCCTTGACACCAGGCCGGATGATGACATTCAGAAGCTTCTCCCATAATGCCAAGAATTGTTGGAGGTGCTCAAGCGTGAGGCCGTTATGGTAGTCAATTTGGTTTATCCAGGGCCCATCCCTCAAGGTTGTGGCAACAGATGCCCCCTTCTTGCGTGAAATCTCAAAAATCTTTGGAGCAATGTCTTTTGGCCTAAAACCCTCCAGCCAAGGCGACTCCCAGAAGGAAGCCTTCTGTCCATTGCCAATCGCGACCTTAGTCACAGCCGCAAACACGTTACGGTCATTGGCCGTGCAAGGTGTCCCCATACCGCACCACGCACGTGGTGGGTCGTCCCAGTCGAGCCAAAGCCATCGCAACCGGAGGGCAGCGGCAAACTTGCCCAGGTGCAAAATGCCAAGGCCTCCAAATTCTTTTGGCCTGCAGACGAGCTCCCAGTTTACTTTGCACTTTCCACCAGTTACCTTGTCAGTTCCGGCCCAAAGGTAGGCTCGCCGCAACCTATCGATCGCCTTGAGAACCTCCATCGGAAGGTCAAGCGGTGTAATGTGGTAAATGGCCACCGCCGTAAGGACCGCCTTGACCAAGGTCATGCGACCCGAGATAGCAACATGCTTGCCTTTCCAAGGCGCCAATTTGCCTGCAGGCTTGTCTTCCAGCATTTGGAGATGTATCCTCCTTAATCTTTTGAGTGCGAGTGGGAGGCCAAGGTAGCGAATAGGGAAGGAGGAGCGGCATGCCGGGAAGGATTGGAGAACGTCATCTAGGTCCACGTTGGCACATCTGATAGGGGCTACAATACTCTTTGTGCAGTTTGTGGAGAGGCCGGTGGATTCACCGAAGGAAGTAAGCATGGCTGCAAGGAATTGTACGTCCTCCTTGACGGGGGCACAGAAAACTGCGGCATCATCGGCATAAAGAGAGGCACGAATCCCCATGTGCCTCCCAGGGAGGGGATGAAGCTTGCCTTGGGTGGTGGCTTTGTTGAGGATATGGTGTAGTGGGTCGATGGCAAGCACAAATAGCAATGGTGATAGCGGGTCCCCCTGCCTAAGTCCCTGTCCATGCTTGATTGGGTCTCCGGCAATACCGTTGAGCAAAACTCTTGAGGACGCCGAGGATAGTAGTGCCGAGATCCAGTCCCGGAAGCGGGCAGGAAAGCCGTGGTGATTCAACATCTCCAACAGGTAATCCCATCTAACATAGTCAAATGCCTTCTTGATGTCAAGCTTGAAGAGGAGCATAGGCTTTTTTGTGCGGTGAAATCTTCTGGCTAGATTCCGCACATACATGAAATTGTCGTGAATGCTCCTCTTTTTGATGAAAGCACTTTGCGCAATTGAAACAATATCATTCATGTGGGGAGCCAATCTAGTGGCAAGAATCTTGGCAATGAGCTTAGCCACAGCATGAATGAGGCTAATGGGCCTGAAGTCAGAGATCTCCTCTGCGCCATCCTTCTTGAGAATGAGAGCAATATTCGCCGAGTTGAGCCGGTGCAAGTTTCTGGCATGGATGCTGTGTTCTTGACCACGCATGCAAGGCACATGGCGAACTCGTAGAGCCATACGTCTCCTGCTATTTGCTCTGAACCTGGATGTAAGCATGGCTCCACCGCCGTGGGCTGCTCACCTGCGCGCAGGCCAGGAAGCTTCCACCGTGACCTGCTTGCTCACCTACATATATAGTCTGCCATGCTGCTGTCCAGCCTCATCGGTCATCAGCCAGCAACTCACTCAGCACCACCCCCACTGTCACGTCCTCACGCCACGGAGAGCACAACGTCGATGGGGAGAGCAGAGCACGCAATGGAGCCTGTGGCCGTCGTGGCGGTGCCGTTCCCGGCGCAGGGGCACCTCAACCAGCTGCTGCACCTGTCTCTGCAGCTCGCGTCGCGCCGGGTGGACGTGCACTACGCCGCGCCCGCGCAGCACATCGGGCAGGCGCGCGCGCGCGTGCACGGCTGGGGCGAGGAGGCGCTCCGGTCCATCCAGTTCCACGACCTCGGCATCCCCAGCTATGTCTCCCCGCCCCCGGACCCCACCGCCGACTCGCCCTTCCCCTCCCACCTCATGCCCATGTTCAAGGCCTACATCGCCGGCGCGCGCGCCCCGCTCGCGGCTATCCTCGACAAGCTTTCCGGCTCCTACCGCCGCATAGTCGTAGTGCACGACCCCATCAACGCcttcgccgccgaggaggccgcgcggctGCCCAACGGCGAGGCGCTCGGGCTGCACTGCTTGGCCGTGTCCATGCTCGTTGGAAGAATGGACGCCAACCACCGGCTACTCCGAGAGAACGGCCTGGTCTACAGCGCCATTGAGCAGTGTGCGACCAAGGAGTTCGTGGAGTACGCCAACCGGGCCAGACCGGCGAAAGACATCTCGCCCGGCGCGGGCATCCTGGCAAACACATGCCGCGCGCTCGAGGGTGATTTCGTCGACGTTGTCGCCGGGCACCTGGCCGCCGACGGCAAGAAGCTCTTCGCCATCGGGCCGTTAAACCCACTGCTTGACGCCAGCGCACCGAAGGAGAGCAAGCAGCGGCACGAGTGCCTGAACTGGCTGGACGAGCAGCCTCCGGCGTCGGTGCTGTATGTGTCCTTCGGCACGACGTCGTCCCTGCGAGCCGAGCAAATCGAGGAGCTTGCAGCAGCACTGCGCGGCAGCAACCAACGCTTCATCTGGGTGCTGCGTGACGCGGACCGCGGCAACATATTCGCGGAGGCCGGCGAGAGCAGCCACGAGAAGGTGCTGTCAGGGTTCACCAAGCACACCGAAGGGAGGGGGCTGGTGATCACCGGGTGGGCGCCGCAGCTAGAGATCCTAGCGCACACCGCCACGGCGGCGTTCATGAGCCATTGTGGCTGGAACTCGACCATGGAGAGCCTGAGCCACGGCAAGCCGATTCTCGCCTGGCCCATGCACTGCGACCAGCCGTGGGACGCGGAGCTTGTCTGCAACTATCTCAAGGCCGGCATCCTCGTGCGCCCATGGGAGAAGCACAGTGAGGTGGTCACGGCGAAGGCCATCCAGGAAGTCATCGAGGAGGCCATGCTCTCCGACAAAGGAATGGCCGTGCGGCAACGGGCAAGTGCACTGGGGGAGGCCGTCCGCGCCTCCGTGGTTGACGGCGGTCCGTCGCGCCAGGACCTAGATGA is a window of Triticum dicoccoides isolate Atlit2015 ecotype Zavitan chromosome 2B, WEW_v2.0, whole genome shotgun sequence DNA encoding:
- the LOC119365255 gene encoding putative cis-zeatin O-glucosyltransferase; the protein is MGRAEHAMEPVAVVAVPFPAQGHLNQLLHLSLQLASRRVDVHYAAPAQHIGQARARVHGWGEEALRSIQFHDLGIPSYVSPPPDPTADSPFPSHLMPMFKAYIAGARAPLAAILDKLSGSYRRIVVVHDPINAFAAEEAARLPNGEALGLHCLAVSMLVGRMDANHRLLRENGLVYSAIEQCATKEFVEYANRARPAKDISPGAGILANTCRALEGDFVDVVAGHLAADGKKLFAIGPLNPLLDASAPKESKQRHECLNWLDEQPPASVLYVSFGTTSSLRAEQIEELAAALRGSNQRFIWVLRDADRGNIFAEAGESSHEKVLSGFTKHTEGRGLVITGWAPQLEILAHTATAAFMSHCGWNSTMESLSHGKPILAWPMHCDQPWDAELVCNYLKAGILVRPWEKHSEVVTAKAIQEVIEEAMLSDKGMAVRQRASALGEAVRASVVDGGPSRQDLDDFTAYITR